CAGCAACGCCAGGATGAACGCGTCGTACGCGTCCTTCATCGGCAGCTCGTAGTCCACCTTGAGGCGGCGGCGCTCCGCGAGGACCGTCTCGCCCGTTTTCGGGTTGCGCGCCTCCTTCGCGTACGTCTCCCGGTAGAGTCCCGTGCCGCGCTTCTGCCAGTTCGGAAGGTCGTTGAAGTTCACGCCCCGCTGGAAGAGCAGCTCGTTCTTCTCCGCCACCGACAGACGCATGAGCGTGTTCGTGGCCTCCGCCACGCCCTTGCCTTCGCGGCGCAGGCTCCAGTAGCAGTGCGCGTTCAGCGCGTTCCGGACCGCGTCCTCGCTGCGCCAGCGGAAGTAGTCGCGCACGAGCCCCGCGTTGGGCAGCTCGCAGATGCGGCAGTCGAACACGGCCAGATCCCCCAGGAGCAGCGAGAACTTCGCGCTCGCCTCACCCGCGAGGATGGAGTTGAGCTTGCGCGTCTTGCGCCCGAAGGTGTCCTCGTCCGGGTGGAACAGCAGGGAGATTTCGTCGCTCTGCGTGTAGCCGTAGACGACCCGGAAGCCGCAGTCCATCAGGTGCCCGGTCGTCGCGACCATCAGGTCGCGCACGCGCACGTCGAAGGGGCTCTCGAAGGCGTGCACCTCCTTCGTCAGCCGCGTGAAGCCGCGCCCATCGATGCGCGCCACCATGAACACGCCGGGCAGCACGCACAGGTCGTGCGCGGTCTCGAACACGCGCATCTTCTCGTCGAGCTCATCGAACTTCACGTTGCCACTCCTCCACGGTGAAACCGTCCTGCGACAGCCGGACGAAGAACAGCGCGTCGAAGCCCTCTTCCGGGCTGGGAACCTGCAAGCGTTTGTACGTGCCGAGCACGCCCACCAGCGGCACGCGCTGCTCCACCGGGCGCTGGTCATTGCGCAGGAGCGCGTCCGCCACCTTCGACTGGAAGTAGAGCCCCACCACGCGGAAGCCGAACTGCTTCGCGGCGGAGATGTACCGGGAGCGCTCCGCCACCGTGGGGTTGGTGTTGTCCACCACGAAGGGCTGCTTCGCCTCCAGGCACGCGCGCAGCAGCACCTTCTCCCGATGCCGCGTCTTGAGCATGTCCAGGCTCAGGCGGACGTGCGTGGTGAAGAAGCGCTCCCGGAAGAAGCTGCTCTTCCCCGTGCCCTGGATGCCCGTGAAGATGACCGCTTCCATGCCGTCCCTCCCCTCCCGCGAGGGCCGCTCGCGGAGGCCTTGGGACGCTCAGGCGCGGGGAAACCCGACAAGCCCCCGGACGCTCACCCGCTGGCCCCCGCCAAGGTGGGCACGCGACATCGTCCCTTCCTGAAGGTGGACCCGCCCCGGCTGGCTGTTGTATCCCCGGAGTGCCGGAGCGGTCCGGGTGAACGCCGGCCATCGCAGGCATGGATGGCGGGAGGAAAGTCCGGGCTCCACAGGGCAGGGTGCTGGCTAACGGCCAGTCGAGGCGACTCGCAGGAAAGTGCCACAGAAAACAGACCGCCTGTCCTCGCAAGGGGGCGGGTAAGGGTGAAACGGTGCGGTAAGAGCGCACCGCGTCCGGGGTGACCCGGACGGCACGGTAAACCCCACCTGGAGCAAGAGCCAATAGGAGCGCGTCCCCGAAAGGGGACAGGGATGGCCCGTCCTACGCGCTCGGGTTGCTCGCTGATGAGGTCCCTGGGCAACCAGGGCCCTAGATGAATGTTCGCCGCCCATCCCGAAAGGGGTGGGGACAGAACCCGGCTTACAGGGCCGCTCCGGTTTTTTTCCCTGTCACCCGCCCACGGGGACCTGCGCCAGCAAGAGGCGGCCCCGGCCATCGTTGCGCACCGCCTCCGGGTTGGTGATGGGCAGCCGGGCGTCGTTGCGCGGCTCCCACAGCCCCATCCACACGTTGATGGCGCGCGGCGACGCGCCCGGCGGCAGGGCGATGACGAACTCGTCCTTCACCGTCTCCCCCACCTTCCACTGCGTGGTGGGGTACAGGCCGCCCGCGGGCTTGTGGTCCACGTTCATGCGCTCCATGCGCCCGTCCGCGTCCTCCAGGTGCACGAAGACGAGGTAGTCCTCCTCCAGCGGCTGGAGCACCTTGAAGAAGACGGTGACGCGCGCCTGGTCCCCCACGGGGATGCGGCCCGGCTGCACGGACGCGCCCACCACCTCCACCTTGCCGCCCAGGTTGGCGCCGCTGCGGATGGACAGCGGGGGCACCTGGGTGACGGTGGCCGCGCGGCGCTCCTCCGGGCTGGCCCCGCCGGGGGCCTCCACGATGCAGGCACTGGAAGTGCCCAGGAGGACGGAAGCGGCCACAAGGACGTTCAGGGGCGGAAGGCGCATGACGGAGGGCCGTTCTACCCGGCCACGGGCGCTGCATCCAACTGCGTGTTGGTGTAT
This genomic stretch from Corallococcus caeni harbors:
- a CDS encoding tRNA(His) guanylyltransferase Thg1 family protein, translating into MKFDELDEKMRVFETAHDLCVLPGVFMVARIDGRGFTRLTKEVHAFESPFDVRVRDLMVATTGHLMDCGFRVVYGYTQSDEISLLFHPDEDTFGRKTRKLNSILAGEASAKFSLLLGDLAVFDCRICELPNAGLVRDYFRWRSEDAVRNALNAHCYWSLRREGKGVAEATNTLMRLSVAEKNELLFQRGVNFNDLPNWQKRGTGLYRETYAKEARNPKTGETVLAERRRLKVDYELPMKDAYDAFILALLEGVAHGAPAGAGGP
- a CDS encoding AAA family ATPase → MEAVIFTGIQGTGKSSFFRERFFTTHVRLSLDMLKTRHREKVLLRACLEAKQPFVVDNTNPTVAERSRYISAAKQFGFRVVGLYFQSKVADALLRNDQRPVEQRVPLVGVLGTYKRLQVPSPEEGFDALFFVRLSQDGFTVEEWQREVR